The Carnobacterium sp. 17-4 genome has a window encoding:
- a CDS encoding ammonium transporter, producing MFSSVDTLWVLVGTVLVFFMQAGFAMVETGFTRAKNAGNIIMKNLMDFVLGSLMYWIIGFGVMFGPSIAGLFGTPDLFVQGSYDTTIPSYVFLMFQTVFAATAATIVSGSMAERTKFSAYLVYTLVISTVVYPISGHWIWGGGWLAQLGFVDFAGSTAVHMVGGVTALIGAKIVGARIGKYDTDGKAKAIPGHSLTLGALGVFILWFAWFGFNGASTVSATGDETLALIGTIFLNTNLSAVTATLVAMVITWTKYGKPDISMTLNGSLAGLVGITAGCAIVSPFGAVAIGAISASALVYGIEFIEKKAKIDDPVGAFGVHGISGALGTILVGVFATDRGLLYGGGFNLLGIQLIGVVSVVVWVTVTMVITFKLIDKTIGLRVTEEEEIAGMDISEHGLESSYGDFVTVPFGQKSLFEGLKIESSEPELAFSGVGPLAINKEDRHETVKVHQQLKQPFTTGEKEEASLMKVDIITNESKFEKLKKALNSIGITGMTVTKVQGYGLQKGQTAYYRGVEIEADLLPKIRLEVVVSKVPVSLVIETARKALYTGTVGDGKIFVYNVENVIRVSSGDQGTKALEYDEEREEVRV from the coding sequence ATGTTTTCATCTGTGGATACGTTATGGGTTCTTGTTGGAACAGTATTAGTATTTTTTATGCAAGCAGGTTTTGCAATGGTCGAAACTGGATTTACTAGAGCAAAGAACGCTGGTAATATTATCATGAAAAATTTGATGGACTTTGTATTAGGTTCTTTAATGTACTGGATCATTGGTTTTGGAGTAATGTTTGGTCCCAGTATAGCTGGGTTATTTGGAACACCGGATTTATTTGTACAAGGCAGTTATGACACTACTATACCAAGTTATGTATTTTTGATGTTTCAAACGGTCTTTGCTGCAACTGCCGCAACAATCGTTTCTGGATCAATGGCAGAAAGAACAAAATTTAGTGCATACCTAGTTTACACATTGGTTATTTCTACTGTAGTTTATCCTATTTCTGGACATTGGATTTGGGGTGGAGGATGGTTAGCACAATTAGGATTTGTCGATTTTGCTGGTTCGACAGCTGTTCATATGGTTGGCGGAGTAACAGCCTTGATCGGAGCAAAAATTGTAGGGGCTAGGATTGGAAAATACGATACAGATGGAAAAGCAAAAGCTATTCCAGGGCATAGTCTAACATTAGGAGCTTTAGGAGTTTTCATTCTTTGGTTTGCTTGGTTTGGGTTTAATGGAGCTTCAACGGTCTCTGCCACGGGTGACGAAACATTAGCTCTTATTGGGACGATATTTTTAAATACAAATCTATCTGCAGTAACGGCTACATTAGTTGCTATGGTGATCACGTGGACAAAATACGGAAAACCGGATATTTCTATGACGCTAAATGGTTCGCTAGCTGGTTTAGTAGGAATTACAGCTGGATGTGCGATAGTTTCACCATTTGGAGCTGTAGCGATAGGGGCAATCTCAGCAAGTGCATTAGTTTATGGAATTGAATTTATCGAAAAGAAAGCTAAAATTGATGACCCAGTTGGAGCTTTTGGAGTTCATGGAATCTCGGGTGCTTTAGGAACGATTCTAGTAGGTGTTTTTGCAACAGACAGAGGTCTGCTTTATGGCGGTGGATTTAATCTCTTAGGCATTCAACTAATAGGAGTAGTATCTGTGGTTGTATGGGTGACGGTCACAATGGTTATTACGTTTAAACTCATTGATAAAACAATTGGGTTACGAGTAACAGAGGAAGAAGAAATTGCAGGGATGGATATTTCAGAACATGGATTAGAATCAAGCTACGGTGACTTTGTAACGGTTCCTTTTGGACAAAAATCTCTATTCGAAGGTTTGAAAATTGAAAGCTCAGAGCCTGAATTAGCATTTTCAGGTGTAGGACCTCTTGCTATCAATAAGGAAGATAGACATGAGACAGTTAAAGTTCACCAACAGCTAAAACAACCTTTTACTACTGGCGAAAAGGAAGAGGCTAGTTTAATGAAAGTGGACATTATAACAAATGAGTCTAAATTTGAAAAATTAAAAAAAGCTTTAAATAGCATTGGTATCACAGGTATGACAGTAACAAAAGTTCAAGGATACGGCCTGCAAAAAGGACAAACAGCTTATTATAGAGGAGTTGAAATCGAAGCAGATTTACTTCCTAAAATAAGATTAGAAGTAGTGGTTAGTAAAGTTCCTGTTTCTTTGGTTATAGAGACAGCTCGAAAAGCACTATATACGGGCACAGTTGGAGATGGTAAAATTTTTGTCTATAATGTTGAGAATGTCATTCGAGTCAGTTCTGGAGACCAAGGAACAAAAGCTTTAGAATATGATGAAGAGAGAGAAGAAGTTAGGGTATAA
- a CDS encoding ROK family protein, translating to MYYLGVDIGGTETNYGLINEQGELGEIKSRKTPMQSLTHFLDMMGDIYDEYAHQIEGMAISMPGIIHSKTGYAVHGGSLNYIKKMNMIEMLETRCQTTIHVENDGKAATLGELWKGNLKGIQHGVMLNLGTGIGGGIVVNGAVLKGQHYSAGEFSFIKTNTARSKDASYMFGYQNGIRYLFKKIAFQCKIPLESMDGFKMFELIEAGNEKAASCLNDYCYTLAIQLFNLQTILDPERIIISGGISGNPLLIQLIKENVRKVYEEELGDGLFIVPEIMKSKFGNNGNIIGALYNYKLNEE from the coding sequence GTGTATTATTTAGGCGTCGATATTGGAGGAACAGAAACGAATTATGGGTTAATTAATGAACAAGGTGAATTAGGGGAGATTAAGTCAAGAAAAACACCTATGCAATCGTTAACACATTTCCTAGACATGATGGGAGATATTTATGATGAATATGCTCATCAAATTGAAGGCATGGCCATTAGCATGCCGGGAATTATTCATTCCAAAACTGGATATGCTGTTCATGGTGGATCATTAAATTACATTAAGAAAATGAATATGATTGAGATGTTGGAAACGAGATGTCAAACGACGATTCATGTAGAAAATGATGGCAAAGCTGCAACCCTTGGAGAATTATGGAAAGGGAATTTAAAAGGAATTCAACATGGAGTCATGCTGAATCTTGGAACGGGTATCGGTGGAGGAATAGTAGTAAACGGTGCAGTGTTGAAAGGACAGCACTATTCAGCCGGAGAATTTTCATTTATTAAAACGAATACGGCTAGAAGTAAGGATGCATCCTACATGTTTGGGTATCAAAATGGAATAAGGTACTTGTTTAAAAAAATAGCTTTTCAATGTAAAATACCATTAGAATCTATGGATGGTTTTAAGATGTTTGAACTAATTGAAGCTGGAAATGAAAAAGCCGCATCCTGTTTGAATGACTACTGCTATACGTTAGCTATTCAATTGTTCAACTTACAAACTATTTTAGATCCAGAAAGAATTATTATCAGCGGTGGAATCAGTGGAAATCCATTATTGATTCAACTGATTAAAGAAAACGTAAGGAAAGTGTACGAAGAGGAGTTAGGTGATGGCTTGTTTATTGTACCTGAAATAATGAAAAGCAAGTTTGGAAACAATGGAAATATTATTGGTGCTTTATACAATTATAAATTAAATGAAGAATAA
- a CDS encoding M23 family metallopeptidase, with protein sequence MKKKILTGIMASMMFASPFLPTVVQADTLEEMEQQKNELDSQSSELNNRIKEQDETLNDLETEKGHLESDITTLQSQIDETVMKLHDQEQKLEESKAKVEQLKTEIEALKELIAQRTGKLENQARSVQTDGSTSNLIGLILTAESFSDLVGRIGIVNQLVTANKTIVTEQETDQTTLEASEAEAKAEKVAIEETKNAIELSKNNLVAQKAEMDDKIVQVAIQYDMTEEEKNTFVKEQQVIATQTSTLSEEMQEERQRIIEEEQARQLAIQKAAEEEAKKAAVEEEARLAAVTAQEKAEREKTEQEEASKKAAEQKTTIASSSPDKSTSANKSSSSSNSSSNSKSSSNSSSSKKPAITPKPQPKPEPKPESKPSANSGFIHPSGGYSTSPYGYRIHPITGEHKLHGGIDFGGGGPIVAAQSGTVVIAGYDSSWGYYVKIDHGNGMQTLYAHMVAGSLLVSPGQQVSQGQQIGTMGTTGSSTGVHLHFEMYKNGSRVNPASYL encoded by the coding sequence TTGAAAAAGAAAATATTAACAGGAATTATGGCTTCGATGATGTTCGCTAGCCCATTTTTACCAACTGTTGTTCAAGCTGATACGTTGGAAGAAATGGAACAACAAAAAAACGAACTTGACTCACAATCATCAGAGCTTAATAATAGAATCAAAGAACAAGACGAAACCCTAAACGACTTAGAAACAGAAAAAGGTCATTTAGAATCAGACATCACTACACTGCAATCTCAAATTGACGAAACAGTAATGAAATTACATGATCAAGAACAAAAATTAGAAGAGTCTAAAGCAAAAGTTGAACAATTAAAAACTGAAATTGAAGCTTTAAAAGAATTAATTGCTCAACGAACAGGCAAACTGGAAAACCAAGCGCGTTCTGTACAAACGGATGGGAGTACTTCTAATTTAATAGGCCTTATTTTAACTGCTGAAAGTTTTTCAGACTTAGTAGGCCGCATAGGTATTGTTAATCAACTTGTTACAGCTAATAAGACTATTGTGACTGAACAAGAAACGGATCAAACAACATTAGAAGCGAGTGAAGCAGAAGCAAAAGCTGAAAAAGTTGCTATTGAAGAAACCAAAAATGCTATTGAATTATCAAAAAATAACTTAGTCGCCCAAAAAGCTGAAATGGATGATAAAATCGTCCAAGTTGCTATTCAATATGATATGACAGAAGAAGAAAAAAATACATTTGTTAAAGAACAGCAAGTAATCGCTACTCAAACAAGTACTTTATCTGAAGAAATGCAAGAAGAACGTCAACGTATTATTGAAGAAGAACAAGCAAGACAGTTAGCGATTCAAAAAGCTGCTGAAGAAGAAGCTAAAAAAGCTGCTGTTGAGGAAGAAGCTAGATTAGCTGCCGTTACGGCTCAAGAAAAAGCTGAACGAGAAAAAACAGAGCAAGAGGAAGCTTCTAAAAAAGCTGCCGAACAAAAAACAACAATTGCTAGCTCTTCTCCTGATAAATCAACAAGTGCTAATAAATCGAGCAGTTCATCAAACAGTTCTAGTAATTCAAAATCTTCAAGTAACTCTAGTTCGTCAAAAAAACCGGCTATTACACCCAAACCACAACCTAAACCAGAACCTAAACCAGAATCAAAACCATCAGCTAATTCAGGTTTTATTCATCCTAGTGGTGGGTACTCAACCTCACCTTATGGTTACCGTATACATCCAATTACGGGTGAGCATAAATTACACGGTGGAATTGATTTTGGCGGTGGTGGACCAATTGTAGCTGCTCAGAGTGGTACAGTTGTCATTGCAGGATATGATTCCTCATGGGGCTACTATGTGAAGATTGACCATGGAAATGGTATGCAAACTCTTTATGCTCACATGGTTGCAGGAAGTTTACTTGTTTCTCCAGGGCAACAGGTCTCTCAAGGCCAACAAATTGGAACAATGGGAACAACTGGATCTTCTACTGGAGTACATTTACATTTTGAAATGTACAAAAACGGGAGCCGTGTTAACCCTGCTTCTTATTTATAA
- a CDS encoding metal ABC transporter permease gives MLCNKSTGKLSIQRITLLAFLTALCQVSRQLLQFLPNVQPVTVILIILTLTVGISDALIVAVLSILLSNMTLGMGVWTIAQIVSFFVVVLVTGLMIKPIFKKIPFALMVFYAGFTGYLYGFIISLIQAPFFGIQNFWIYYASGIPFDTMHAVGNSGFYLILAPILFPLLNKFLNKYYSNGDWK, from the coding sequence ATGCTTTGCAATAAAAGTACTGGAAAACTATCCATTCAAAGAATAACCTTACTTGCCTTTTTGACAGCACTTTGCCAAGTTAGCCGTCAATTGCTTCAGTTCCTGCCAAATGTCCAGCCGGTAACCGTTATCTTAATTATTTTAACGTTAACAGTAGGGATAAGTGATGCACTAATTGTAGCTGTATTGTCGATTCTTTTATCAAATATGACACTTGGAATGGGTGTTTGGACAATTGCTCAAATCGTTTCATTCTTTGTAGTGGTTTTGGTTACTGGACTAATGATCAAACCTATATTTAAAAAAATTCCTTTTGCCCTGATGGTTTTTTATGCCGGATTTACAGGCTATTTATACGGATTCATTATCTCCTTGATTCAAGCTCCCTTTTTTGGTATTCAAAATTTTTGGATTTATTATGCTTCGGGTATTCCTTTTGATACAATGCACGCAGTAGGGAATAGCGGATTTTATTTGATCCTAGCGCCGATTTTATTTCCTTTACTAAACAAATTTCTTAACAAGTACTATTCCAACGGTGATTGGAAATAA
- a CDS encoding DUF4430 domain-containing protein, translating to MKIIKLGLIGLTAFSLAACGEVTMQESESSAAKNTSLVENQTKETLSIVIALEQDGKEVATATKKLEVSEGTTVLEALKKEYEVVEEGGFIASVEGMKQDEEAGKYWMYEVNNTEPTVGAAEYELQDGDQVKWFLNALQ from the coding sequence ATGAAAATAATTAAATTAGGACTTATTGGATTAACAGCTTTTAGCTTAGCAGCTTGTGGAGAAGTTACTATGCAAGAATCAGAATCTTCTGCTGCAAAAAACACTTCTTTAGTGGAAAATCAGACAAAAGAAACTCTTTCTATTGTTATTGCATTAGAACAAGACGGAAAAGAAGTTGCTACAGCTACAAAAAAATTAGAAGTATCCGAGGGCACTACGGTCTTAGAAGCCCTTAAAAAAGAATATGAAGTAGTTGAAGAAGGCGGATTTATTGCTTCTGTTGAAGGAATGAAACAAGACGAAGAAGCAGGAAAGTATTGGATGTATGAAGTAAACAATACAGAGCCAACTGTAGGAGCAGCCGAATACGAGTTACAAGATGGAGATCAAGTGAAGTGGTTTTTAAATGCTTTGCAATAA
- a CDS encoding cob(I)yrinic acid a,c-diamide adenosyltransferase: MQLYTKTGDKGYTSLIGGEKVRKDTNRVNAYGTIDELNSLIGYIVSQLEERDSSLKAELIEMQQNLFDCGTDLATPHGKGTYKVTKEMVQNLEMSIDSYSDKSPEILSFVLPGGHPIASLLHMARTVVRRAERSIVSLATEQSINQYAAIYMNRLSDYFFAVARAVNNHYSVKEILYERGGKVFHPELKKEDLS; the protein is encoded by the coding sequence GTGCAACTTTATACAAAGACGGGCGATAAGGGGTATACAAGTTTAATTGGCGGCGAGAAGGTAAGAAAAGACACAAATCGAGTGAATGCCTATGGAACAATAGATGAACTAAATTCATTGATTGGATATATTGTGAGCCAACTAGAAGAAAGAGATTCATCGTTAAAAGCAGAACTTATTGAAATGCAACAGAATCTATTTGATTGTGGAACAGACCTAGCTACGCCTCATGGAAAAGGAACATATAAAGTAACAAAAGAGATGGTACAAAACTTAGAAATGAGTATTGATAGTTACTCTGATAAATCTCCGGAGATTTTATCATTTGTGTTGCCAGGGGGACATCCGATAGCTAGTCTTTTACATATGGCACGAACAGTTGTTAGAAGAGCAGAAAGGTCCATCGTGAGTTTAGCCACTGAACAATCAATAAATCAATATGCAGCAATCTATATGAATCGATTATCTGATTATTTTTTCGCTGTTGCCAGAGCTGTTAATAATCACTACAGCGTAAAAGAAATTTTATATGAAAGAGGAGGAAAAGTTTTTCATCCTGAATTAAAGAAAGAAGATTTGAGTTAA